In Salmo trutta chromosome 16, fSalTru1.1, whole genome shotgun sequence, a genomic segment contains:
- the cdk2 gene encoding cyclin-dependent kinase 2 codes for MESFQKVEKIGEGTYGVVYKAKNKVTGETVALKKIRLDTETEGVPSTAIREISLLKELSHPNIVELRDVIHTENKLYLVFEFLHQDLKKFMDSSSVSGIALPLVKSYLFQLLQGLAFCHSHRVLHRDLKPQNLLINAQGEIKLADFGLARAFGVPVRTYTHEVVTLWYRAPEILLGCKYYSTAVDIWSLGCIFAEMITRRALFPGDSEIDQLFRIFRTLGTPDEVAWPGVTSMPDYKPSFPKWARQELSKVVPPLDDDGRELLGQMLAYDPNKRISAKNALVHRFFRDVTMPMPHLRL; via the exons ATGGAATCATTTCAGAAAGTAGAAAAGATTGGAGAAGGGACGTACGGAGTGGTGTACAAGGCAAAGAACAAAGTCACTGGAGAGACCGTTGCCCTCAAGAAAATCAGGCTAGACAC GGAAACAGAGGGAGTACCAAGCACTGCCATCCGAGAGATATCACTCCTCAAAGAGCTCAGCCACCCAAATATTGTTGA GCTCCGTGATGTCATCCACACAGAGAACAAACTGTACCTGGTTTTTGAGTTCCTACATCAGGACCTCAAGAAGTTCATggactcctcctctgtctctggtATCGCTTTGCCACTTGTCAAG AGTTACCTGTTCCAGCTGCTACAGGGCCTGGCCTTCTGTCACTCCCACAGGGTTCTCCATCGGGACCTGAAGCCCCAGAACCTGCTCATCAATGCCCAGGGGGAGATCAAGCTTGCTGACTTCGGCCTGGCTAGGGCCTTCGGGGTGCCTGTCCGCACCTACACTCATGAG GTGGTAACTCTATGGTACCGAGCTCCAGAAATTCTCTTGGGCTGCAAATACTACTCTACAGCTGTTGACATCTGGAGTTTGGGGTGCATCTTTGCTGAAATG ATCACTAGGAGGGCCTTGTTTCCAGGTGACTCCGAGATCGATCAGCTGTTCCGAATCTTCCGTACCCTGGGTACTCCGGATGAGGTGGCCTGGCCAGGGGTCACCTCCATGCCCGACTACAAGCCCTCCTTCCCAAAGTGGGCCCGGCAGGAGCTGTCCAAAGTGGTGCCCCCTCTGGATGATGACGGGAGAGAGCTTCTTGGG CAAATGCTGGCCTATGACCCAAACAAGAGGATATCTGCTAAAAATGCCCTCGTCCATCGGTTCTTCCGTGACGTCACCATGCCAATGCCACACCTACGACTGTGA